GTTGATGGACAGCATGGGAGGGACGGAGCTCGACGACCGTCTgcctctgcctccttcctcctgctcctcttcctcggcgGTGAGCAGAGCCAGGAGTCCCCTTCGAGGCCCGTCCCGCCTGAGCGCGGCGTCCGGGGGGGAAGCGGCCGCCATCTTAGTGCCGCACCACTTCCTGGATGGGGCGCCGCCCAAAACAGCTGTGATCAGTGGGGCGGATGGACGAATGAGCGACCACCACCAGGAGGAGCTGTACAAGGAGAGGTGAGAggatcttttttgtttgtttgtagagAGATGTCTGCTTACGAGCTGCAGATATTCTCCACAGGGGGAATCCTGAGCTGAGCTTTTCTATTGCACCAAATAATGGCATGGCAATCTCTTTCATAAAGATCTGATGTACAGTATCATTAAAGAAGGAAATATACAAAAAGATTTCCATCTATGCAGGAAGATTTCTAAGAAAATTCTTGTATACAGATActtgcatatactgtatatatatatacatataattgACGGATTATATGAATTATTCTTCTCTATTGTTTTGCTTTCAAATGTaacccggctgccccatgtcccatgtcgaagtgtccctgagcaagacaactaatccctaattgctccccaggccaaaTGTAACACATgcgttataatgcaatgtaagtgactttgaataaaagtgtcagctaaatgacatgtcatttatagAAGAAATTATGAAATAAACACGATTCATACATCTTACATAAATTGAAACTAGCGTTCCAATTCAAACATTTCACATCATCTTTGTAGCCTCTCATATGGGGTGActctgggtgagtggggagcgcggtcgtcttccaatcagagggttggcggtccgTTGACCCGCATGTCTCATCGACATACGGGacaaccccagcattgctcctctagctgtgactacactgtgtgaatgtgtgtgaatgtgtgaattcCTTTCAGTTGTTGTGATGTGTGTTTTGCCGGCCAACGAGTCGATGCACTTAGCGTTAGCACATCTGATGCTAACAGAGGAACCTCCTGCTGTGTAGGAACCTCCTGCTGGGGGAGATCGaccgggaggagagggagcgctGCTGGTGCTTcagccagctggaggagctgtctCAGAGACTGGCTCAACTGCCTCGCATCGACAcggtgagaacacacacacacacacagacacgtgcacacacacaaaacacattaagTAACCAAGTACATTAATTCAAGTAGCTTTTAGTACCTGATAACTTGAGGTACCTTTAAGATTGATCAGCCAAAGTCATTAAAATCAGCTCCACCGTTACATATAATACAATCATgtcgtatttaacaaaacaaaatggccATTGTGCATGAATActtttttacatatatattacattttatttctacacTGTTGAGTTAAAACTGAAAATACTTTTTCAACAGATTATCTGCATactaatttaaatatttaatttaaaatatgaatcttAATCGGTTAGATACATTAATTAGGggaataaaaagtacaatatttctaTAGTAGCAGCAGACAGAAATATCCACATAGGACCTTAAAAATGTAGTACAGTACTTGAGTAAAGGTTCTTGGGACGTGACTATATATGTGGAAGTCTTTAGATCATCAGTGTGAGAATATTTATCTCTCAGTTTCTCAGAGATCCACGTGGTGTACTGTTTTGTTTGACCAACAGctcaaaatatatacaaatatccACTTTACTGGAATGTACTGTTTGGCCGACTGTTGACCTCTCAACAAGATGTCAGCGGACTGTACTGTATTGATTTGTCGGAGTGAAAATCTTAttacaaatgtgtttctgtAGTTTTCTCTCCAGATGGATATGATCAGGAAGCAGCTGGAGTTTGAGGCCCAGCGGGTTCGTTCTGTAATGGAGGAACGTTTCGGTACCAATGACGAGATGGTTCAGAGGACACAGGTGAGGCTGCTCACCGGACGGATACTTGCACTTTTAGACACAATAGATTATATTGTAAAATTATTTTGATCAATGAAagatttaaaagagaaaataatttgaatgacattttatCAAATTTCTTTTGACGGGAGAGAGCTGGTTGTTGGAAATACAACACAACTGGATGTGTCTgaaccgcgtgtgtgtgttttgcagatgCGCGTTGCTCgtctggagcagctggagataGAGCTGCAGGAGGCCCGAGGGAGTCAAGAGACAGAGCTACAGGTCAGGCatgcacacaatacacacacgttgcacacacaaacagatacaGCACACAAAAGGAAATTCACACATGTAAAGTAAATCTATTGAATGTAAATATGAatcataaatatttcattttgggcTTCAAAACATTTGACCCGATGCAGAATAATGTGCTTCAAGTGTTCCATCATTTGAAGCTGGAGACATACACCCTGCATGTGATTTGTCTGGGCTGCTCAGGCAGCACTGGTCCGGGTCAGCAGTGAACCCAGCGTGGACTCATAAAGTAACGTAGCGTGTGAAGAGTCTTCAGTCCCTGCCACAACGATTTTCTTTCAAGTATCTTTGATATTTGCAAGACGTCGACGGATGAATTTTGAAGGAGACGTACTTGTTGAATTTTCTTCTGGCACTTTCTGATGTGACGTGATGTGGCCTTAAGGCTGTTTCTCCCTGGCGGATGGATTGGGTTGATCCAGGAACACTGACACGCATAATGTACAATTATACGTAGTGATTTGGAGCATGTTGTAACCCGGGCGGTAATGGGATCGCCCAAACAGCTGGCTTGATGCTTGGAGTCAACACTGGGATTCTCTGTGAACAAACCATTCATCCAGATAACCATTCTTtgcgtttacattttttttagaaaagccCTAATCCAACCAGTGTGCGACCTGAGCTACTGCAGTGTGAAGCCAATGCAGAATTGTCTTGAGACTTGAATTCATTCCACTGACCAGCGACTCTGGCCAAAAGAAGTCAGTAAATGATGTTGCATTTAAAGCAGGGTCTGCTTTAGGGCAGCcttgctgtgattgacaggtcactgcTGCTACCAGAGCTGTATCCGGAGTCTCTACATCACTTCTCCACATTCCACATATGGCAACTTCTATTTCTTTGTTGCAAATAAGCCAAAAAGGAGGATGGTCGTATTCCATGCCGGTGACATGCTCAGCGGCTTCAAAATCGCATTTCAAAAACGAATGGGTGATGTCACAGTCTGCGGTCTCCACTTGCTCTTAGTAGTTCACTGCAGCAGTCGTTCCCAGTCCAACTCCACCTGATTCAGCAACACTGAGCCATCGTAGGACCAAAGCCAGAAACACGGGTACAGAGGCTGAGTGAAAGTggttgtgaaggtgtgaaggtggaCCATGGTGTCCCGAGAGACGCAGTAGAATGACAGACAGCCTGCAGACCAGTTCAAGTAAACCCCGACTCTGTGGGCGAAGGGCTGAGGTGAGGAGGACCTGAATCTGTGGTTATTGTGGCACGGCGTATAAGCTCCCTCCGAACACTCCAGGCTCCAGGACCCCTCGCCCTGTCCCAGCAGGCAGCTGGCGGGGACCCCTTTCCTGGAGATGCCGTTGTAGGCGACGCCGATGTCAGCGCCACCGCTCCACTCCACCTCCCAGTACACCGAGTCCAGCAGCCCCTCCCTGCACAGGACCTGAGGGCAGAGCTCAAACTGGTCGGGATGCTCCCAGCGCCGGTGGTCCGACCACACTCGGGTCGCCTTCCTGTTGCCGTCCGTCAGACGGAGCTCTGAGTTTGCCGTGTTGGGGTCCAAGGTCAAATAACAGGCAACTGATCCAACAAGAAAGAACATTAGTTCAGGGGTCGGTCAATGACGGTCATGCACGTATTCATGTATGTGCACTTTGTGTATATATGGGTGTTGAGCTTcatgtaacattttatttcactttaaatgTTACTGTGTTAACAGCACGGAACATATAACAATAACCTGTATACCAATTGTATAACTAGGTTATTCCAATGTAGTAATGCACAAAAGACCCAGGCCCGCCATTGATTGATATGATACTTTAACTTTACTCTTAACTCATAGAGACAAAAGTGTAGAACTCCTGCGGGAAGCAGAAGGATATCAAAGAGAGCTTACAGTTTTTCAGCGCCCAGAAGTCTCGTACCGGCCGAGTCCTAAGAGAGCAGAAATAACCACATCATACAAATAACTTTTTACACCAACGTGTCACCTTTGACATCCTGTAGTATGACTCACTTCATGTCGTCCATGCCCAGGTTTTTCGGACTAAAGAGATTGCTCCCAGAGGACAAAGGCTCCCAGAGAACAATCTCGGGTGgcttcatttgttgttgttgttctgttttttcttcatcttcttcaggcttttcatcttgtttttcttcttctttggttatCCTCTCGTCTTCTGCTGACCAAAAAGTGTTGCTGTCACTCCACTCTTCACTCTCACATCTCTGCTTGGCTGTAGAATTGATAGTTTgtcaatgtaaaataatgagGCAACATTTTTGATGTTGCTACACATCTGTTTAACCCCAACCCATACAGCCAATGTTGATGTTGGACAATGCTACAGTAGCATAATGGGGCAATGTTCTTATGACCGAGTTCCTGTTTTGTTTCCTATTCATTCGCACAAGCAGCCTGATCTAACAGGAATATGTAAACCACATCCTCTTTACAGAGAAGGAAATGCATCCGCGTTAATGTGCAACGCTCGTACCTCAGGGACATTTGGGacatagcaacaaaaaaaaggcaaaaaatgatgtttttcatAAAGCTAACGTTTGTGGCCTACCTATATTTGCACACTTTCTTTAGGCCCGTCCCTAATTTTTCATTTCTAAGTTTCTTAATTTTACACATTACGCTCCACCATCACTTTAGGCTGTTAATAGGCTCTGGTCAtttcatgtatttctgtgtgattACGTTGCAGATGAGGGTTACGTGATACACATTACTGCCAATGACTTTGCAATTATGTCTTTATCTGTCCAAGACATGCAGGCGAGCTGTGTCCTGATTCCCCTTCACCCACATTTGTGGTGTAGGAACTGACTACATCTCTATTTGTATGCATATTACATCacaatacatgtcatttagccgacacttttatccaaagcgacttccaaccactgcatttcaaccataaggatacaaactcagaagaacaagaaacaagctGATTTACTTGCTATAGCTGAGAGCCATTATAAGAACACAAAGCCCTTATTCTTCTattctacatttttaaaaaggcagagCTAACAGTAAGATTTTTAAAAGCAGTGACAAAGAATTTGGTTTCAAAGGTTTAACAAAAAAGTTTGAGCTTACCTGCCTGTGGTGTAGGActtgtctccttactgtgttgtGTTTCAGATTGACTTGTTTTCTGCTCATCACCGTTCACAGTTACATCCACTTCACTGTCCTCCTCTTTATTCAATCTGTCTGCCATGTTGTTGCCGGGTTTCAGGGTATTAACCGTCTCTTCATTGTGTTCCGAGAGGTTTTCCCTGAAACCATCGTCCACTTGTTTTTTGGTCGTCTCTGAGAATGTCTTTTCAAGCTTCACAGTGTTCTCTGCCTTCTGGGAAATCTTTTGGTCTCTTCTAAACAGAGTCTGCATAAAGGGTTTGTCTGcccttttagctgtttcatTGAAGGTGTTGGATGAGTCTGACTGTGCAGTGGCATCTCTGTTGTCTTTCTCCTTTGAAAGACCAATTCTGAAGACGTTAAAGAGGTCGTCTTTAAAGTTAAGAAAGCTCAGGCGGTTGATGGAATTCTCTGCTGAGCGGCTGGTTTTAGGATCTGTACACTTTGTTTCTTTGGGCGAGCTGAAGATGCTGGTCACGTCTTCTTTGAACTGGCTCAGGTCCTCTTTCAGGAGATTGAGTGTGCTGGGGGAAGGTTTATTTTCTGCATGACTTGATGAGCTTGTGTCTGTCTCCTTGAACACATTGAACACTTCTTCCTTTAGCTGGCTAAAGTCCTCTTTTATGATGCTTTTGACCCACTGACTCGCCTTTAGAAGCTCTGCCCCCCTCGTGTCTGTTTGATTTTCTGGGTCACAGTCATTGGTTGCCTTATCCTCTTGGATATGTATTACAGGTAGTATCTGTTCATTTCCCTGTGAAGGTCTCTCAACCAgacacgtttgtttgtttgcattgttgTCAAAGGGCTCCTGTGGTAACAGATGCATGTGGAATTATGTAGGTTTAGTAACACGCATCTAATttaaacatgtaatgtaaaactgtgtaaatgtaaagaaGGCATAATTCAAATTCTATTACATTCTGTAGATGTTTAATatcgtaatatatatatatatatatatatatataaagtagtTAGACAATGATTGTATTGCAGTTGAACACGTCACTGCATATCAGACTCTTTTGATAGAACAGTGGACCGAGAATGAAGCCAGGCAGAACACCACAACTAAACTGAGCTGTATACAACAGAGAAAGTACAGTTAGAGAGTTATTAATGTATATAGTTTGATGATGATTTTCAAGTACCTCCTATTCAAATTCTATTTTATATTTCCACTTGGCTAATATTCAGGAATGTAGGTGTAAGTAACAAGGGTACATCTCCTTGAGTACAATTTTATATCCATATATCCAATGGAGTATATCCCTTTTTCTCTGTACTTCTACTCAATGACATCTCAAAGGCACATATTTTATATCTTAGTGACCTCTAACCATGATTATGAATAACATTAATATATGAGCTAAACCAGAGtcctttgtttctgtgtttgagagaagtttaatgtaaaaaatggtTAAATGTTCATGAAAGATTAAACAATTATTATATTAGATTTTTTTGTTAGCATGgtcattgtgagcatgttaAAATGCTGGTGTGTTCATTAAATGTTAACAGCAGAATAACCACATTAAATGCTACATTTTCAAACTTCCTATAACGAATAACCAACTTTCCAAGTCCCGAAGGAATTATTGTAGATCATATCACACAGTTCTTAGCAGTCATCCAATTGGAGAAGCTGATACTGAAAATCCTTTGAATGaggatttaaacatttttatgaaATTGCAACTTAAATTCCGGTTTAAAGTTACACCTACTCTGAACTCTCTGGATCTCTCAGTACATGCTCGGGCTTGTTTAAAGTTGTCTGTTAATCTAAGTTGGATACTTACAGCTGCTTCAGTTTCCATGTTCCGGTCAGGTTCTTCTGTGGAAAACCCAACAAAAATCCAGACATGTAGTGTGCGTTGTTGTGGCTCAAATCTctgactttctctctttctttctctctcgctctctgtttctcttcctctctgttgtCAAAAGGGTTTCAGTTGAACATGTTCCTGGTTTGACCAGTTTGTCTCCATATTTCTCTTTGACAGCTCAGCTTCTAATTGGCTGATGAGTGCATAAGATGGGATTGTTTCTCTTTGGGTGTTTCTGCTTTAAAACTAACACAGCTCCACaccactttttttaatgttatcatACAACTATAACGCTTAAACCACTATCACTAGCTATTTTCTTAAGGCTCCAATGGTCAGAAATAAATATAGTGTGATTTTATAGtagtaaatatttaaacatagTTGACGTTTAATGAAATCgttggaaaagtgtgtgtgaacagCTGTTTTAAGCTCAAGTAGTTGATCAGCTGACACATTCAGTCAAGCTACTGAAAATCAATTAACTTACTACTACTTTAGAGCTTTTTCAGATACGTAAAAAAAACCCTACTGAAACGGTCCTTTATGGTAACTGGTTGGTGTGCAGGGCTGAGGTCTGACTTCTTGAATTATAAATGATCTCAGCTGTGTTCATGAATAATGATTCCAGGTTGAACTCAACGTAACCCATGACATACAAACGATGAATTCTACTGAACATTTACTTCATTTcctattttcattatgatatgttATGTCTACCCAGCCATTTATGCACTTCCTATGAATTACAATGAGTTTCACATTTAGTAGTTGCCACTGTAAAGAGATGAACAGTGTATTGATAATTAAAGTCCATTAATATGATTGATATATTCAACGTTTTGCATGATGACTACAATAACTCCTTTCTACTTCAAGTGTATATTAATGCTAATACTTGTATACGTATTGAAGTGACATTTTCAATGCAGGACTTTTCAATTCTTCTTCCACTGAGATACTGATCACAAAACATACATCTTAAAATCAaagttttaatttaatatatgatacaataacacacaataatttaaaaaatacttgcTTGATTGTCTTGAATTAATACATTGGttatcaattaaaaacaaaataggtAATAATTCGAATAATCCATTTGAAATAAtactatgtttttgtttttgtgtgacagTAAACTTTTTGTATTAATTGATAAAGTGTCTCAAATATCTCCCAAACTCATTTTTACTTGATGTGCTTCATAGTTCTTCTAATGGAACCTTAAGCAAGTGATTAAGCATGGAACTTGTAGACaaccctcttcttcctcctcctcctgcttttcctcttcctcctcctcctcctcctcctcctcctccttctccttctccttctcctttcctcctcctcctcctcctcctcctcctccttcttgccCTGTCGCTCTGCATTTTGGCTTGTCGCTATGCAGAGAAACCAGGTCTCAGAGCTGAGCTTTGATTGGCTGTTGCCAGGCTGCAGGGTTTGGCACGAAGTGAGAGCATCTGAGATAAAGAGAGCGAGGCGGTTCATCCTTTCTGCCGCTCCGCTTCCCTCTGAGAATACCAACGAGGCCGCAGAGGGATAAAAGAGACGAGCCAGCACTGTTTCATTCCTACAGAAAACACAAGAATGCGTTCTTTAAATTCGTCTCTGCAGACAGCTGTAGTTTTAGGTGACCAGGTTATCTACTCTGCAACTAAAGGAGTCTAGCTTGAGCTGCTTGCACTGGtaaaagaatattaaaacatttatattatattaaaacaattatttcagAGACATCTGTCAATCTGTATGATACGCACAATTCACAGGAGAGCGATTT
This is a stretch of genomic DNA from Pungitius pungitius chromosome 7, fPunPun2.1, whole genome shotgun sequence. It encodes these proteins:
- the LOC119217166 gene encoding tripartite motif-containing protein 14-like isoform X2; protein product: METEAAEPFDNNANKQTCLVERPSQGNEQILPVIHIQEDKATNDCDPENQTDTRGAELLKASQWVKSIIKEDFSQLKEEVFNVFKETDTSSSSHAENKPSPSTLNLLKEDLSQFKEDVTSIFSSPKETKCTDPKTSRSAENSINRLSFLNFKDDLFNVFRIGLSKEKDNRDATAQSDSSNTFNETAKRADKPFMQTLFRRDQKISQKAENTVKLEKTFSETTKKQVDDGFRENLSEHNEETVNTLKPGNNMADRLNKEEDSEVDVTVNGDEQKTSQSETQHSKETSPTPQAEDERITKEEEKQDEKPEEDEEKTEQQQQMKPPEIVLWEPLSSGSNLFSPKNLGMDDMKTRPVRDFWALKNFACYLTLDPNTANSELRLTDGNRKATRVWSDHRRWEHPDQFELCPQVLCREGLLDSVYWEVEWSGGADIGVAYNGISRKGVPASCLLGQGEGSWSLECSEGAYTPCHNNHRFRSSSPQPFAHRVGVYLNWSAGCLSFYCVSRDTMVHLHTFTTTFTQPLYPCFWLWSYDGSVLLNQVELDWERLLQ
- the LOC119217166 gene encoding tripartite motif-containing protein 14-like isoform X1, which encodes METEAAEPFDNNANKQTCLVERPSQGNEQILPVIHIQEDKATNDCDPENQTDTRGAELLKASQWVKSIIKEDFSQLKEEVFNVFKETDTSSSSHAENKPSPSTLNLLKEDLSQFKEDVTSIFSSPKETKCTDPKTSRSAENSINRLSFLNFKDDLFNVFRIGLSKEKDNRDATAQSDSSNTFNETAKRADKPFMQTLFRRDQKISQKAENTVKLEKTFSETTKKQVDDGFRENLSEHNEETVNTLKPGNNMADRLNKEEDSEVDVTVNGDEQKTSQSETQHSKETSPTPQAAKQRCESEEWSDSNTFWSAEDERITKEEEKQDEKPEEDEEKTEQQQQMKPPEIVLWEPLSSGSNLFSPKNLGMDDMKTRPVRDFWALKNFACYLTLDPNTANSELRLTDGNRKATRVWSDHRRWEHPDQFELCPQVLCREGLLDSVYWEVEWSGGADIGVAYNGISRKGVPASCLLGQGEGSWSLECSEGAYTPCHNNHRFRSSSPQPFAHRVGVYLNWSAGCLSFYCVSRDTMVHLHTFTTTFTQPLYPCFWLWSYDGSVLLNQVELDWERLLQ